In one window of Maribacter sp. BPC-D8 DNA:
- a CDS encoding methionine aminotransferase: protein MDYTPLTKASKLPDIKTTIFTTVGNLARKHKAIDLSQGFPNFQADSKLKSLVSEAINIGYNQYAPMQGYYGLREVISSKIATLHNYEYNPESEITVTVGATQAIFTAITAFVNKGDEVIVIKPAYDCYEPAITLNGGIPVYVQLDAADYKIDWTAFKSKITDKTKMVIINTPHNPSGTILTKWDMEQLEKILKPTNIILLSDEVYEHIIFDGQVHESASRFPDLANRSFVCASFGKTFHVTGWKMGYCVAPTELMAEFRKVHQFAVFCVDHPVQRALAIYLKNPSHYLNLNNFYQQKRDFFLEGIKSSKFKFKPSQGTYFQLLDYTNISNEEDEVIGKRLITENGIASIPISSFNVDNRNDHMLRFCFAKKQETLEKAVEILCKL from the coding sequence ATGGATTATACACCACTTACCAAAGCTTCTAAATTACCCGATATAAAAACTACCATTTTTACAACGGTTGGTAATCTTGCACGTAAACATAAAGCAATTGACCTATCTCAAGGTTTTCCAAATTTTCAGGCTGATAGCAAATTAAAGTCCTTAGTAAGCGAGGCGATTAACATCGGTTATAATCAATATGCGCCCATGCAAGGGTATTATGGTCTTAGAGAAGTCATATCTAGCAAAATTGCAACGCTACACAATTACGAGTATAATCCAGAAAGTGAAATAACGGTAACCGTTGGCGCCACCCAAGCTATTTTTACGGCTATTACAGCCTTCGTAAACAAAGGTGACGAGGTAATTGTCATAAAACCAGCTTACGACTGTTATGAGCCCGCAATTACTTTAAATGGCGGAATACCTGTTTATGTTCAATTAGATGCTGCTGATTATAAGATAGACTGGACAGCCTTTAAAAGTAAGATAACCGATAAAACCAAAATGGTCATCATAAATACGCCTCATAACCCCAGCGGAACAATTCTTACCAAATGGGATATGGAGCAGTTAGAGAAGATATTAAAACCCACCAATATTATTCTTTTGAGCGACGAGGTTTATGAGCATATTATTTTCGACGGACAAGTGCATGAAAGTGCTTCGCGATTTCCAGATTTAGCCAACAGAAGTTTTGTCTGCGCCTCTTTCGGAAAAACATTTCATGTAACCGGTTGGAAAATGGGCTATTGTGTAGCACCAACTGAACTGATGGCTGAGTTTAGAAAGGTGCATCAATTTGCGGTTTTCTGTGTAGACCATCCGGTGCAACGTGCTTTGGCTATTTATTTAAAGAATCCATCGCATTATCTAAATTTGAACAATTTTTACCAACAAAAACGAGATTTCTTCCTTGAAGGAATAAAATCGTCCAAATTCAAGTTCAAACCATCCCAAGGAACATATTTCCAACTATTAGATTATACCAATATTTCAAATGAAGAAGATGAAGTAATTGGAAAGCGTTTAATCACCGAAAACGGCATAGCATCTATACCGATTTCCTCTTTCAATGTCGATAATAGAAATGACCATATGTTGAGATTCTGCTTTGCCAAAAAACAGGAAACTTTAGAAAAAGCAGTAGAAATTCTGTGCAAGCTCTAA
- a CDS encoding type 1 glutamine amidotransferase domain-containing protein, giving the protein MKRIAILATNGFEESELKSPKEAMEKEGFNVEIVSLQKGEIKGWADGNWSNSYKVDKTLSEVKAEDYNALVLPGGVINPDLLRREETALDFVRDFFKLKKPVAAICHAPWTLISAGVVKGRKMTSFNSIKDDLVNAGANWVDQEVVVDEGFVTSRNPDDLPAFNSKLIEEIKEGKHEMQHA; this is encoded by the coding sequence ATGAAGAGGATAGCAATATTAGCTACAAATGGATTTGAAGAAAGTGAATTAAAATCTCCAAAAGAAGCCATGGAAAAAGAAGGCTTTAATGTGGAAATTGTTAGTTTACAAAAAGGAGAAATAAAAGGTTGGGCAGATGGAAATTGGTCTAACAGCTATAAGGTTGACAAAACACTAAGTGAAGTAAAAGCGGAAGATTATAATGCATTGGTTTTACCTGGCGGAGTAATCAATCCAGATTTACTAAGAAGAGAAGAAACTGCATTAGATTTTGTACGCGATTTCTTTAAATTAAAGAAACCGGTAGCAGCAATTTGCCATGCACCATGGACATTAATTAGTGCAGGAGTAGTAAAAGGAAGAAAAATGACATCATTTAATTCCATTAAAGATGATTTAGTAAATGCAGGAGCCAATTGGGTAGACCAAGAGGTAGTAGTTGATGAAGGATTTGTAACAAGTAGAAATCCGGATGATTTACCAGCTTTTAATTCCAAATTAATTGAGGAAATAAAAGAAGGAAAACATGAAATGCAGCATGCATAA
- a CDS encoding gliding motility lipoprotein GldH: MRSISCCFLALVLFASCDSNIIKTEYRTLEDGVWNKDNVLEFSLSKMDTIAAHDIFINVRNDNTFPYSNLFIIAALTTPEGEVTKDTLEYAMSLPDGTWLGKGNGSIKENKLWYKEKIVFSSSGVYTIEVSQAMRKNGNVSGIIGLEGITDVGIEVTKSTP, translated from the coding sequence ATGCGTAGTATATCTTGTTGTTTTTTAGCACTAGTGCTCTTTGCTTCTTGTGACAGCAATATTATCAAAACCGAGTACCGAACTCTAGAAGACGGTGTTTGGAACAAAGATAATGTGCTGGAATTTTCACTTTCTAAAATGGATACTATTGCGGCTCATGATATTTTCATCAACGTTCGCAATGACAATACTTTTCCTTATAGCAATCTATTTATTATTGCAGCATTGACTACGCCTGAGGGCGAAGTAACCAAAGACACTTTAGAGTATGCGATGTCGTTACCAGATGGCACTTGGCTAGGCAAGGGTAATGGTAGCATCAAAGAAAATAAATTATGGTATAAAGAAAAAATCGTTTTTTCATCTTCTGGCGTATATACTATAGAGGTATCGCAGGCGATGCGTAAAAATGGTAATGTTTCTGGTATAATTGGGCTAGAAGGTATTACCGATGTAGGTATAGAAGTAACAAAAAGCACCCCGTAA
- a CDS encoding CoA transferase subunit A, with the protein MIRKTVANVTDALAGVKDGMTFMLGGFGLCGIPENAISELVKLGVKDITCISNNAGVDDFGLGLLLQQHQIKKMISSYVGENDEFERQMLSGELDVELTPQGTLAEKCRAAQAGFPAFFTPAGYGTEVAEGKEVREFNGKMYILEEAFKADFAFVKAWKGDAAGNLIFKGTARNFNPCMCGAATITVAEVEELVPEGELDPNQIHIPGIFVQRIFQGKDYEKRIEQRTVRQK; encoded by the coding sequence ATGATACGTAAAACAGTAGCAAACGTAACCGATGCATTAGCAGGAGTAAAAGACGGAATGACCTTTATGTTAGGGGGATTCGGACTTTGTGGTATACCTGAAAATGCGATAAGTGAATTGGTCAAATTAGGTGTAAAAGACATCACTTGTATTTCTAATAATGCGGGAGTTGATGATTTTGGCTTGGGATTATTGTTGCAGCAACATCAAATTAAAAAAATGATCTCTTCTTATGTTGGCGAGAATGATGAATTTGAGCGACAGATGTTAAGTGGAGAGTTAGATGTTGAGCTAACACCACAAGGTACATTGGCTGAAAAATGTAGAGCTGCACAAGCTGGTTTTCCTGCTTTTTTCACTCCGGCTGGGTATGGAACCGAAGTAGCTGAAGGAAAAGAAGTACGCGAATTCAATGGTAAAATGTACATATTAGAAGAAGCTTTTAAGGCAGATTTTGCATTTGTTAAAGCTTGGAAAGGTGATGCTGCTGGTAACTTAATATTTAAGGGGACCGCACGAAATTTTAATCCGTGTATGTGTGGTGCGGCAACAATTACTGTAGCTGAGGTTGAAGAACTAGTACCTGAAGGAGAATTAGATCCAAATCAAATACATATTCCAGGAATATTCGTGCAGCGAATTTTCCAAGGAAAAGATTACGAGAAAAGAATAGAACAAAGAACGGTACGTCAAAAATAA
- a CDS encoding CoA transferase subunit B — translation MLDKNGIAKRIAQEVEDGYYVNLGIGIPTLVANYVRDDISVEFQSENGILGMGPFPFEGEEDADLINAGKQTITALPGASYFDSATSFAMIRGKHVDLTILGAMEVAENGDIANWKIPGKMVKGMGGAMDLVASAENIIVAMMHTNRAGESKLLKKCSLPLTGVGCVKKIVTNLAVLAVVEEGFLLLERAPGVSVEDIKAATEGNLIIRGEVAEMNV, via the coding sequence ATGTTAGATAAAAACGGAATTGCAAAGAGAATTGCACAAGAAGTGGAAGACGGTTATTATGTAAATTTAGGTATTGGTATTCCTACGCTAGTTGCTAATTATGTTCGTGATGATATTAGTGTAGAGTTTCAAAGTGAAAACGGAATTCTTGGTATGGGTCCATTTCCTTTTGAAGGGGAAGAAGACGCAGATTTAATAAATGCCGGTAAGCAAACTATTACCGCGCTACCTGGTGCATCTTATTTTGACTCTGCAACGAGTTTTGCTATGATTAGAGGTAAACATGTAGACCTTACTATACTTGGTGCTATGGAAGTTGCTGAAAATGGTGATATAGCCAACTGGAAAATTCCGGGTAAAATGGTTAAAGGTATGGGTGGTGCTATGGATCTTGTAGCATCGGCAGAGAATATCATCGTTGCTATGATGCATACCAATAGAGCAGGTGAGTCTAAACTATTAAAGAAATGTAGTCTCCCTTTAACAGGGGTAGGTTGTGTTAAGAAGATAGTAACTAATTTGGCAGTACTTGCGGTGGTAGAAGAAGGTTTTTTGCTGTTAGAAAGAGCGCCTGGTGTATCTGTAGAAGATATTAAAGCTGCTACTGAAGGTAATCTGATAATTAGAGGAGAAGTTGCAGAGATGAATGTTTAG
- a CDS encoding GNAT family N-acetyltransferase, which produces MRLISEQTFVTAFAKDNDPKDFETYIEKAFPLETIKEELLNPNSDFYFVYANNEVVGYFKLNVNDAQSELKKDDSMELERIYVLAKHQGLGLGEQFLHHIKIIAQKRNKKMLWLGVWQENKRAIKFYERHGFQKFDTHPYFIGSDEQTDWLMRFNLSTL; this is translated from the coding sequence TTGAGGTTAATTTCGGAACAAACTTTTGTTACTGCCTTTGCTAAAGACAACGACCCCAAAGATTTTGAAACCTATATCGAAAAAGCTTTTCCATTAGAAACCATTAAAGAAGAACTTCTTAATCCTAATAGTGATTTTTACTTTGTATACGCTAATAATGAAGTTGTTGGTTACTTTAAGTTGAATGTAAATGATGCACAGTCAGAACTAAAGAAAGATGATAGCATGGAGTTAGAGCGTATTTATGTATTAGCTAAGCATCAAGGTTTGGGTTTAGGGGAGCAATTTCTACATCACATTAAAATTATTGCTCAAAAACGAAATAAGAAAATGTTATGGTTAGGTGTGTGGCAAGAGAACAAACGCGCCATAAAATTTTATGAACGCCACGGATTTCAAAAATTCGATACTCATCCCTATTTTATAGGTTCAGATGAGCAGACAGATTGGTTAATGCGTTTCAATTTAAGTACCTTGTAG
- a CDS encoding very short patch repair endonuclease — MSKDYPKERIKVPRFNEESGFYTTPQRSKIMSKIKGKNTKPELAFRKALYAAGYRYRIDYKKLIGKPDIALPKYKTVIFIDGEYWHGKNWAERKPKVKTNREFWIDKIERNMQRDDEVNRELSHLGYTVFRFWESEIKKNLDDCLATTLNHLNTVQMSTK; from the coding sequence ATGTCAAAAGACTATCCTAAAGAAAGAATTAAAGTACCTAGGTTCAATGAAGAATCTGGTTTCTACACTACCCCACAGCGCTCAAAAATAATGAGCAAAATAAAAGGAAAAAATACCAAGCCTGAACTAGCTTTTAGAAAAGCATTATACGCTGCCGGATATCGCTATCGAATAGATTACAAAAAGCTGATCGGTAAACCTGACATTGCCTTGCCTAAATACAAAACGGTCATATTTATTGATGGGGAATATTGGCATGGTAAAAATTGGGCAGAGCGAAAGCCAAAGGTGAAAACCAATCGCGAATTTTGGATTGATAAAATAGAACGAAATATGCAGCGTGATGATGAAGTAAACAGAGAACTTAGTCATTTAGGATATACGGTATTCAGGTTCTGGGAATCTGAAATCAAAAAGAATCTTGATGACTGCTTAGCAACAACCTTAAATCATTTAAATACCGTGCAAATGAGCACAAAATGA
- a CDS encoding transglycosylase domain-containing protein: MAKEVKKKTTNSFSKFILWFWILFGSGIAIVALIFLSASWGLFGELPSYEYLENPQTNLASQIISSDGNLLGKFYLDDNRTDVKFEELPDNLVNALIATEDARFKDHSGIDARGTVRAFAYLGSKGGASTISQQLARQLFVGVRSRNKLETIQQKIKEWVLAIRLERSYTKEEIISMYFNIYDFGNNADGIRSAARIYFGKEPKDLKVEESAMLVGMFKNSSLFNPMRREEMVKKRRDVVLAQMAKYDFISEVEKDSLQAMKMDINYNPETHSVGLATYFRMYLQRFMKGWINKNPKPAIGDEPDKYNLYLDGLKIYTTIDSKMQANAEEAVNEHMTKLQAEFFHQNTPDRNKTAPFLDITPEETKGIMERAMKNSDRWKIMKASGKSEKEIRESFDKKTEMTVFDWKSPTKEKDTILTPRDSIRYYKTFLRTAMMSMEPQTGHVKAWVGGINYKHFQYDNVIMGSRQAGSTFKPFVYAAAIDQLRLSPCETRPDTQYCIEAGKHGNMEPWCPRNSNLKYSGNSYTLKKALANSINTITAQLIDEVGPKSVVSMVRNLGLSGDILEVPAIALGTVDVNVYEMVGAYGAFANQGVYVKPVMVTRIENKDGTVLYEYVPETKDVLSKDVSYAILDLMKGVTQGGSGTRLRTTGYNKWRKEYDEIITGYPYKLTNPIAGKTGTTQNNSDGWFMGMVPNLVTGVWVGGEERAVHFKSITYGQGASMALPIWGLYMTKNYADEELGISKEDFERPSNMSIQINCDEFAADIKEDNDIEDDLEDLDF; this comes from the coding sequence ATGGCAAAAGAGGTAAAGAAAAAAACAACGAATAGTTTTTCGAAATTCATATTATGGTTTTGGATTTTGTTTGGGTCAGGTATTGCTATTGTGGCATTAATTTTCCTATCCGCTTCTTGGGGACTTTTCGGCGAACTGCCTTCTTACGAGTATTTAGAAAATCCGCAGACAAATTTAGCCTCACAAATCATCTCTTCTGATGGTAACTTGTTGGGTAAATTCTATTTAGATGATAACCGTACCGATGTAAAGTTCGAAGAATTACCAGATAACTTGGTAAATGCTTTAATAGCAACTGAAGATGCGCGTTTTAAAGATCATTCAGGTATTGATGCCAGAGGTACTGTTAGGGCATTCGCATATTTAGGTAGTAAAGGTGGGGCCAGTACCATTTCTCAGCAACTGGCACGTCAACTTTTTGTAGGGGTTCGTTCTAGAAATAAGTTAGAAACTATTCAGCAAAAAATAAAGGAATGGGTCTTAGCAATAAGATTAGAGCGTAGCTATACTAAAGAAGAAATCATTAGTATGTACTTTAATATCTATGATTTTGGTAATAATGCCGATGGTATTCGTTCTGCTGCTCGTATTTATTTTGGTAAAGAACCAAAAGACCTTAAAGTCGAAGAGTCTGCCATGTTGGTAGGTATGTTCAAAAACTCATCACTTTTTAATCCTATGCGTAGGGAAGAAATGGTGAAGAAACGTAGAGATGTGGTTTTAGCTCAAATGGCTAAATACGATTTCATCTCTGAAGTAGAGAAAGATTCCCTACAGGCCATGAAGATGGATATCAATTATAATCCAGAAACGCATAGTGTTGGTTTAGCAACTTACTTTAGAATGTATTTGCAACGTTTTATGAAGGGTTGGATAAATAAGAACCCAAAACCTGCGATAGGTGATGAGCCAGATAAGTATAATCTGTATTTAGACGGACTGAAAATCTACACTACCATTGACTCTAAAATGCAGGCTAATGCAGAAGAAGCAGTCAATGAGCACATGACAAAATTACAAGCGGAATTTTTTCATCAAAATACACCAGATAGAAATAAGACAGCACCTTTCTTAGATATTACTCCAGAGGAAACGAAGGGTATTATGGAACGTGCCATGAAGAATTCTGATCGTTGGAAAATCATGAAGGCTTCCGGAAAATCTGAAAAAGAGATTCGCGAGTCGTTTGATAAAAAGACCGAAATGACGGTTTTTGATTGGAAAAGTCCGACTAAAGAAAAAGATACCATTCTTACACCAAGAGATTCTATTCGTTATTACAAGACTTTTTTAAGAACTGCAATGATGTCTATGGAGCCACAAACAGGTCATGTTAAGGCATGGGTCGGTGGTATCAATTATAAGCATTTTCAGTATGATAATGTTATTATGGGGTCAAGACAGGCAGGTTCTACTTTTAAACCTTTTGTTTATGCAGCAGCAATAGATCAATTACGACTATCACCTTGTGAAACTCGCCCAGATACGCAATACTGTATTGAAGCGGGTAAGCATGGTAATATGGAACCATGGTGCCCAAGAAATTCTAATCTTAAATATTCGGGTAATAGCTATACTTTAAAAAAGGCATTGGCAAATTCTATAAATACTATAACTGCACAATTAATAGATGAGGTAGGTCCGAAATCTGTGGTTAGTATGGTGCGTAACTTAGGTTTGAGCGGAGATATTCTAGAAGTACCCGCAATTGCTTTAGGTACTGTAGATGTAAATGTATACGAGATGGTAGGAGCTTATGGTGCTTTTGCTAACCAAGGGGTATATGTAAAACCAGTTATGGTAACCCGTATAGAAAATAAAGATGGTACCGTTTTATACGAATACGTTCCTGAAACTAAAGATGTGTTGAGTAAAGATGTTTCATACGCTATTTTAGATTTAATGAAAGGTGTTACTCAAGGTGGTTCTGGTACACGTTTACGTACAACTGGTTATAATAAGTGGAGAAAAGAGTATGATGAAATTATTACTGGGTATCCTTATAAATTAACGAATCCTATTGCAGGTAAAACAGGTACTACACAAAATAATAGTGATGGTTGGTTTATGGGTATGGTTCCTAATCTAGTTACGGGTGTTTGGGTAGGTGGTGAAGAAAGAGCGGTTCACTTTAAAAGTATTACCTACGGTCAAGGCGCTTCAATGGCATTGCCAATTTGGGGCTTGTATATGACCAAGAATTATGCTGATGAGGAGTTAGGTATTTCTAAAGAAGATTTTGAGAGGCCAAGCAATATGTCTATACAAATTAATTGCGATGAGTTTGCAGCCGATATTAAAGAAGATAATGATATTGAAGATGATCTAGAAGATTTAGATTTCTAG
- a CDS encoding succinate dehydrogenase/fumarate reductase iron-sulfur subunit, whose protein sequence is MNLTLKIWRQSNAQDKGKMVDYKVTEISEHMSFLEMMDVLNEQLINKGDEPVAFDHDCREGICGMCSMFINGEAHGPDRGVTTCQLHMRMFKDGDTITIEPFRAKAFPVIKDLVVDRSSFDRIQHAGGYISVNTSGNTQDANGIPISKHAADEAMDAATCIGCGACVASCKNASAMLFVGAKVSQYALLPQGQVEAVDRVKNMVAQMDLEGFGNCTNTGACEVECPKGISLENIARMNREFLSANVKS, encoded by the coding sequence ATGAATCTGACATTAAAAATTTGGAGACAATCAAATGCCCAAGATAAGGGTAAAATGGTCGATTATAAAGTGACAGAGATTTCTGAACATATGTCATTCTTAGAAATGATGGATGTTCTTAACGAACAATTAATTAACAAAGGTGATGAGCCTGTAGCTTTTGACCACGATTGTAGAGAAGGTATTTGCGGTATGTGCTCTATGTTCATTAACGGAGAAGCACATGGTCCAGATAGAGGTGTAACAACATGTCAATTGCACATGCGTATGTTCAAAGATGGTGATACTATTACTATTGAGCCGTTTAGAGCAAAAGCGTTTCCTGTAATTAAAGATTTAGTTGTTGACAGAAGTTCATTTGACCGTATACAACATGCAGGTGGGTACATTTCTGTAAACACTTCAGGTAACACTCAAGATGCTAATGGTATTCCAATATCTAAGCACGCTGCAGATGAGGCAATGGATGCTGCTACATGTATTGGTTGTGGTGCTTGTGTTGCAAGTTGTAAAAATGCTTCTGCAATGCTATTCGTAGGTGCTAAAGTATCTCAATACGCATTATTACCACAAGGTCAAGTAGAAGCAGTAGACCGTGTTAAAAACATGGTAGCACAAATGGATCTAGAAGGTTTTGGTAACTGTACCAATACTGGAGCATGTGAAGTAGAATGCCCGAAAGGAATTTCTTTAGAAAACATCGCAAGAATGAACCGCGAGTTCTTAAGTGCTAACGTTAAAAGTTAG
- a CDS encoding serine hydrolase domain-containing protein, whose amino-acid sequence MKLHFITFVALLGFLNLQGQEYYFPERNADWEIKSPKDFKIKDAKLNEAVDFAEANEYSGSRDLRIAIVKGFEKEPFHKILGPTKKRGGPAGMILKNGYIVAQWGDTKRVDMTFSVTKSFLSTMAGLAEDKKLITDTKNLVGDYIWDGTFDGEHNSKITWEHLLQQNSAWSGELWGGKDWADRPPSEGGIDDWKLATPKEPGTVMEYNDVRVNVLAYSLTHVWRKPMPLVLKEKIMDKIDASSTWRWFGYDDAWAEIDGLQMKSVTGGGHSGAGIFISAEDMARFGMLFLNNGKWKNDQLISENWIKKATTPSTPNANYGYMWWLNKKGARHWEGLSENIYYAAGFGGNFIVIDKENDVVVVTRWLEPSKIGEFMTKVNAAF is encoded by the coding sequence ATGAAATTACATTTTATCACCTTCGTAGCGCTTCTTGGTTTTTTAAATCTACAGGGGCAAGAATATTACTTTCCAGAACGAAATGCAGATTGGGAAATAAAATCACCAAAAGATTTTAAAATTAAAGATGCCAAGCTAAATGAAGCGGTAGATTTTGCAGAGGCAAATGAATATTCAGGCTCTAGAGATTTGCGTATTGCTATCGTAAAAGGTTTTGAAAAAGAACCTTTTCATAAAATATTAGGTCCGACTAAAAAACGTGGCGGTCCTGCAGGCATGATTCTTAAAAATGGATATATAGTTGCTCAATGGGGAGATACTAAAAGAGTTGACATGACTTTCAGTGTTACCAAGAGTTTTTTGAGCACGATGGCAGGTCTTGCGGAAGATAAAAAGCTAATTACCGATACTAAGAATTTGGTAGGTGACTACATTTGGGATGGCACTTTTGACGGTGAACATAATTCTAAAATTACTTGGGAACATTTATTGCAACAGAACTCCGCATGGTCTGGTGAACTTTGGGGCGGTAAAGATTGGGCAGATAGACCACCAAGTGAAGGTGGTATTGATGATTGGAAGTTGGCAACACCCAAAGAACCTGGTACTGTTATGGAGTATAATGATGTACGTGTAAACGTATTGGCATATTCACTTACACATGTATGGCGTAAACCAATGCCCTTGGTCTTAAAAGAGAAAATTATGGATAAAATCGATGCATCTTCTACATGGCGTTGGTTTGGTTATGATGATGCTTGGGCAGAGATTGACGGACTTCAAATGAAGTCGGTTACTGGCGGCGGACACTCAGGGGCGGGTATATTCATTAGCGCAGAAGATATGGCTCGTTTTGGTATGTTGTTCTTGAATAATGGTAAATGGAAGAATGACCAATTGATTTCAGAGAATTGGATTAAAAAAGCGACAACCCCTTCAACACCTAATGCAAATTATGGCTACATGTGGTGGTTAAATAAAAAAGGCGCTAGACATTGGGAAGGTCTATCAGAAAACATCTACTATGCTGCCGGTTTTGGCGGTAACTTTATTGTTATAGATAAAGAGAATGATGTTGTCGTAGTAACTCGTTGGTTAGAGCCTAGTAAAATTGGTGAATTTATGACTAAAGTAAATGCTGCTTTTTAG